The window ATCACGGTTCCTGCGGGCGCACGTCGACCTGATCGACACGATCGTGACCGACAGAATCACGGTCGTTATGAACCGCCTGCGGGCGAGCGTGATCGGGGCGGCCCCGTCGGTGCAGGTTGCTCAGTCACTCGAGAGATTCGGCGGGGTGACCGATGCAGTGTTTGTGCCGAACGACCCTGCGGCGTTCGACGCCGCTCTGCTCAGAGGCGCCACCCTGCTTGACAGCTCTGCTCGTTCGCCCGCCAGGGCTGCCATCGGCGCACTCGTGAGGGAGCGACTTCTCGCTCCCGGCGGTGATCAGCGACAGGGTGGGCGCAGGCGTCGGCCACGCCAGCGCCGCGACGCTGCGCTCACTCCGCGAGGGGGATGACCTCGACCTGCGCGCCGCGAGCCACCACGAGCACGTGCTGGGCAGAAACGGCAGCTATCGCGGCGGCCACCATCGTGGCATCCGTCGGCTCTGTCGGTTCGGCAGTGCGGAGGAGGGTGACGGATGCCCCGGTCGCCCGTGCGAGTTCGGCACGCAGTTCACCTCGAGGGTCGGACGCGACAAGGGAGATGCGGGCGACGCCTGAGCTCGCCTCGGGACCGGCGGCCACCGTTGCGGCGCGATCGGAACGCCACAGCGCAAAGTGATAGGCAGCAACGAGGAGGGTCGCGGTGAGCAGGCCGAGAGGCGCCCGGATGTTGTCGATGAGGCTCCCCGTCGAAAACGACGAGAGCAGGAAGGTGAAGACCTCATAGGCGATGACCAGCAGGGTTATCACGGCGATGAGAGTGCTGACACCGAAGACGACCACGAGATAGATCCGGCGTCCCCCGGCGCTGGTGGCGGCATCCGGAACCGGTGAATCGTGATCGGTTGCGCCGATGCCACGGGGGCGCCAGAACGCCCACCAGGCGACCCCGCCTACGACAAGCGCGGAAAGCCCGCCAAAGAGGAGCCGGGGCGGGCCAGAGGAGACAAGCGGCTCCGTAAACGACGAGAGAAGAGCGTTGACGACAACGCCGAGTCCCGACGCCGCAAAGACGAGGGAGACCCCCGACGAAACGATGCGCACCGCCTCACGCACGCCATCCGAAGCCCCGCGAACGACGGTGCGGTAGTAAGCCCACAGTGCGGCACCGGCGGCCAGGTTTGCGATGGCTCTGGCAAGTTCGTCCAGAACATCGGAGTTCGTGGCGAGCGTAGCTAGCCCCACATAGAGCGCGGTGGTGAGGCCGCCGAGGGCTATAGCGACGGAGGCAAAGCCCGCGACGACGACGAGGGCGAACCGGGCGAAGCCCCTGGTCGACAAGCGCACGCCGTCGGCAAACCAGTGGAGCCACCAGAGCACGCCGCCGCCAGCGCACCACACGGCAGACGACGACAGTTGCGAAACCCACACGGTTTCGCCGACGATCGTGACCGGCGGCCCGACGATTGCAGCGTCGATCAGGGCGGTGAGGCCTTCGATTCCACTCGAGACGGCGATCGCGAGCCCGAACAGGGCGGCAATGACGGTCGTGACATCGGGCAGCAAGAACGGTGAGGTGGATGCTGAGCGCAGCAGCCAACGATGCCAGTACCAGACGCAAAGCCAGACAACGCCGGTCGAAAGCTGTGCCAAGTGGCCGTCACCTCGAACCGCAGAGGCGGCAACGCCCAAGAGCGCGAACGCGGCAACCATGAGCGATGCCGTATGCATGCCGATGAGATAGACGGGCCACAGCACAGACGAGCGGTCATTGAAGCTGGTGAGCCAGCGGCGAACGAGCCAAAAGACGAGTGCCCCGAACGGGCCAGCGATCAAGGTGAATGCCAGCGGCTGCGCCAGGGTGGTGTTCGAGCGTGCGATCTCCCTGTCGCCGAAAACCTGAGCGGGGATAAGTTCGTCGATGAGCCCGCTCACGCCGACAGCGGCGAGGCTGACGAAGAGTGCGAGAAGCGAGTAGGCGATCACGCGGCGAAGCGTGTGCACGCCGCCCGGTGCCGGCGCGAATTCCGCGGTCACGGTGGTCTGCTTCCCTTGCATCGACATCACTGAATCCCGCAGACGTCGAACTGCCACGGTGCCGTGTCTATGATCCAGTTGCCGCCCCGCTTGGTGAGGTGAAAGACCTCGTCCGATGCGACGCTGGATGGCCCGAACGGGTTGGTCGAATACGTCGTCGTGATGGTCACACGCACGGCCGCGGACGAGGGGAACTCGTCGGTCGACACGAGGGTGACGCTGACATCCTGGTTAGGTTCCGCGTAATAGTCGCCGGCGCATGCTGCGTCGACGACAAAGGTGCGGGCCTTCTCATAGTCGCCGGAGACGTACGCCTGCGTGTAGGCCTGTACAACGCCTTCTGGCGTGTCCGCTTCGAACTCGGCTGGTTCGCCTCGCGTAAAAACCGCGACAAATGCGAGCATGACGAGCAGACCGACGATGCCGAGAATCACAACAAGCGTGCGATCGGGCCGATCACGAGAGGGAGACATGCCGTCATCATGGCGTATCGCTAGTGCAGTGTCACGGGCGGCGCGCCTGTGCCGGAGCACATACGAGAGGGCTGGAGGGCATCCGGAGGCTACCCTAGAGAGGTGTCGACGCTCTCCGATCTAGTCAGTGCCCAAGGCCGCTTCAGCGAAGCGGACATCGAGTGGCTCCACCTGCTGATCGGGGATTGGCAGCTGCTCGCAGACCTCGCCTTCGCCGACATCGTGCTGTGGGTGCCCTCCGCCGATGACAGCTTCGTCGCGGTATCGCACGCCCGCCCCTCAAGCTCGGCAACGCTCTTCTACCGCGACTTCGTTGGTCAGCCGATCAAGCCGGAGTGGAAGAAGCAGGTCACGGATGCTTTTGACAGCGGCCAGATCGTGGACTCCTCTGCGCCCGACTGGTACGAGGAGACCCCGACCCGGGTGCGTGCGGTCCCGGTGTTCCGCCGGCTGACGACGACCGGATCCGAGGTCACGGAGCATCCGATTGCCGTGATCACCAAGCACACCAACTTGAGCGAGGCGCGC is drawn from Salinibacterium hongtaonis and contains these coding sequences:
- a CDS encoding DUF5671 domain-containing protein, with translation MTAEFAPAPGGVHTLRRVIAYSLLALFVSLAAVGVSGLIDELIPAQVFGDREIARSNTTLAQPLAFTLIAGPFGALVFWLVRRWLTSFNDRSSVLWPVYLIGMHTASLMVAAFALLGVAASAVRGDGHLAQLSTGVVWLCVWYWHRWLLRSASTSPFLLPDVTTVIAALFGLAIAVSSGIEGLTALIDAAIVGPPVTIVGETVWVSQLSSSAVWCAGGGVLWWLHWFADGVRLSTRGFARFALVVVAGFASVAIALGGLTTALYVGLATLATNSDVLDELARAIANLAAGAALWAYYRTVVRGASDGVREAVRIVSSGVSLVFAASGLGVVVNALLSSFTEPLVSSGPPRLLFGGLSALVVGGVAWWAFWRPRGIGATDHDSPVPDAATSAGGRRIYLVVVFGVSTLIAVITLLVIAYEVFTFLLSSFSTGSLIDNIRAPLGLLTATLLVAAYHFALWRSDRAATVAAGPEASSGVARISLVASDPRGELRAELARATGASVTLLRTAEPTEPTDATMVAAAIAAVSAQHVLVVARGAQVEVIPLAE